The sequence CTCACCTGCTCCACAAGCGAGCGGGGCATATTGTAAAGGCTGCATACACAGTTAGCGTTTATGGTGTCTTCCGAAGGGCCGTCACCCATCACCTCTCCGTTTTTGATCAGGAGCGAGCGACCGCCGAGAAATACGGCATGCTCAGGGTGATGGGTAGTGAGGATAACGGTAAGTCCTTCCTGAGAAAGCTCCTTAATAACCTGAAGCAGCAGAAACTGGTTTCCGTAGTCCAACCCTGACACAGGCTCATCCATTATGAAATATTCCGCTTTCTGCGCAAGTGCCCTTGCTATCAGAACAAGCTGTCTTTCCCCGCCAGAAAGGTGAAGATACGGCCGTTCCGCATAATGGGAAAGATTCAGTCTGGTCAGCGCCCTCTGCGCATATTCATAATCCTCTTCCTTATATTTATACCAAGGGCTCATGGAAACTCTGCCCATCAGCACTACATCAAGCACGGAATACGAAAACACACCGCTGTGCATCTGCGGAACATATGAAACCAGAGAAGCAAGCCTCTTTCGCCCTATGCTGCGTATATCCCGCCCGTTGATGGAAATTACTCCGCTTTCCGCGTGCATAAAGCCCAATATAAGCTTAATGAGGGTGCTTTTCCCGCATCCGTTAGGTCCGAGGATGTTGACTATCTCACCCTTCCCCACCCTGAAGGAAACACCGTTGAGAACGCTTTTTTTTCTTGAATAGCCAAAATGCAATCCGCTGACCTCTATCATCTCCACCTGCCTTTATTCTGATACATAGCAAACACCACTAGGGGCAGACTCACCAGCGAAGTGACTATTCCGATTGGTATCTCCATTGTGAAGGCTGAACGCACCACAGAATCCGTCAGAAGCATAAACGCACCGCCGCCTATGGCGGTGACGGGCATAAGCACCCTGTTATCGGGCCCCACAAAGAACCGCGCCATATGCGGAACAACAAGACCAACCCAGCCGATTGTACCCGCTATCACAACCGTTGAAGCGCTGACAAGGGTTGCGGCGGCTATGATCTCTATCCGTTTTCGTTTGACAGATATGCCCAGTGCCTGTGCTTCCTCATCACCAAGGCTCAGAACATTCAGCAGCTTGCCCTGAAAACAAAGAAAAACAATCCCCGCAACCATTATAAAACCGACATGTATAAGCACGGTATTTGTGGCATTGGCAAGAGTGCCCATAAGCCAGTACACAAGCTCAGGAAGCTGGCTTGTGGGATCAGCTATATATTTGAGGAGCGATGAAAGCGAAGTAAACAGAGAACCGCTGATCATACCCCCCAGAATAAGTACCAGAAGAGTTGAGCGCGGTAAAAGAAGCGAAAGCAGTACAGCCAGTCCCACAGCGGCACAGGCAAATACAAAAGCCATTATCTGCGTGGCGATCCATGACTCTATAATAACTATACCCACGGCCGCACCGAAAGACGCACCTGCCAGAACACCGAGTATCCCCGGTGAAACAAGGGGATTTACAAACATAGCCTGATAGGCAGCGCCCGAAACTGCAAGCGCTGAACCGACCAAAACAGCGGCAATGATGCGCGGCAGACGTATTTCCGTGATAAGGAAGATGATTTCACTCTGCTTATAGGTTAGTTCCCTCCCCGCTATGGAGTCGGCTGCTGAATGATATATCTCCGCAAGCGTCATGGGATACCGCCCTAGCGTCAGTGACACAAGGATAATTGCAATTAAAATCAGAGTTATTGTTAATACAGGGTATTTCCTCATCAAAATTCCTTTTCAGATTATTCGCAGAGCATTTCTTTTATCTGCGGTGCAGACATATTCAGACCGAAGAACGTCTTTATAAATTTGGCGGTTTCAGCTTCCATATTCACGCTGCATCTGTCGGGATGAATTTTGCATATCAGCCACGGAAGACCGACAATGCGCATGAAGGAAGGCGGTCTGTCCAGCCATGCGAAAGGCTCATAGGGAACACTGAAAATTCTGCCTGCTTTGACCGCTCTGAGCCTTTTCCATCTGGGGTCTTTGTTTATTGTGTTCATAAGATTAGGGTTCTGCACAAGGATCACATCCGGATCATAGATCACAAGCTGCTCGAAGGAGATGGTGGAAATATCCGTTCCTGATGGACATTTATGTACAAAGCTGCCGCCGGCAAGCGCTATCGCCTCCTCCCTGTATGAACCGGAGCAGACAGTCTCAAGCCCGTTTCCCCCCTGTGCGAAATAGACTTTAAACCTTTGATTTTCGGGATAGCCCTTCATCATCTCAGCAGCGGTCTTAAGGGAGTTTTCCGCGTACTGCGCAAGCTCCTCCCCGCGTTCCTGCATATTCAGCTCTTTGCCCAGACTCCTGAAAACATTTATATAATCCTGCATTGTAACGCTTTTCAGCACAACAGAGGGAATATTGATCTCCCTGAGAGTCACCTCGGCGGCGGAATCCCTTGACTCGTCAGCACGGAGAAGGAGCGCCTTTTTTATATTTGACCTCAGCAAAACCTCCTTATCCGCCGTGCTGCCGCTGTACCAGCCGCCGACAACTGGAAGCTTCTGATATTTTTCAGGAATATATTTTTTCTCTGTTTCCCTGAGTGTTCCGTTCCAGCCGACAATCACATCCGGCGACATTATATAAAGCATGAAGGTTGCAGGGAATGTGGCTCCGTAATATCTTCCCTGCCCTTCCTCCGCATGTGCGGCAAATGCGCACAGGATAAGAACTGCAATAACATATTTTCTCATTCTACTGCCTCAGCATTTCTTCAACCTGAGCATCCGTAAGATCCAGATGCAGGAAGAGTTTCATGAAATTTTTAGTTTCGCTTTTTATATCAACTGTGCATTTTTCGGGGTACATATTGCAGGTAAGCCACTGCACAGCCATGAACTTCATCACGGCAGGCTTTTCCATCCAGCCGAAGGGACCGTAAGGCACAACAAATATCCTGTTCGTTTTGTATGCGCGCAGGCGCTTCCATCTGGAGTCTTTTTTGTATCCGTAGCCGAAGAACGGGTCTGTAATAAGCACGACGTCCGGGTTCATAGCCACTATCTGCTCAAAGGAAACCTGCTGTGCGCCTCTCATGTCAGGACTTAAGCATTCCAGAGCGTTAATTACGCCGCTAAGGGCGAGTTCCTCATAGTTACAGCCGGATCTCAGACCGTTTTTCCCCCCTGCCACATAAACACGGAGCTTCTCACTGTCCTTAAGCCCTTTTGTCATCTCTTTTGTTTTTTCAACGGCTTTCTCAGAATATGCAGCAAGTTCCTCCCCCCGTTCGGGCACACTCAGTTCCCTGCCCAGTTCCCTCAGCATAACTATGTAGTCATTCATATCAGAACCCTTCATAGTGAAGGTTTCTATCCCCATCTTTCTGAGTTCGGGTATCATCTGGTTAACATTGTGAGACGAACTGGAGATAATGAAGGCGCGCTTCACTTTCTCACGCATGAGCATTTCCCGATCGGGTATGCCGCCTTCATTATGCCAGCCGCCAAGAAACGGGAGGCTCTTGTATTTCTCAGAAATAAACTTTTCCTCATACGGATAAAACTTGTAAGACCATCCGGCAAGAATGTCGGGATTGACTATGTAAATCATAAAAACAGAGGGTACCGTCGCGCCCCATACTTTGTCTCCGGACGTCTCGTCGGCAAAAACAGAAAAAACGGAAATAAGCAATAGAAGACACACGGCAGAAAGCTTTCTCATCATCGCGGCACTCCTTTAAAATTCAGCAGTTATCAGCAGTCATAAAGAACATTATATTCCTGAACGGATAGCGCTATTACAAAAGTATATAGCGCCTTAATTCAATATTGGCTATGATTTTTTCACAGGAGGCTTAAATTAATTCAATAAACACAATAATTAAGGAATATTTGTAAAAGAAAGGTAAAAGAAGAGGGGTGATTTAATTCACCCCTGCATAGTATTTATAATCCTCACGGCAGCGCAGGCGGCGCCAAAGCCGTTGTCTATATTAACCACAGTGATCCCCCCAGCGCAGGAGGTCAGCATGCCCAGCAGTGCGGATATTCCGCCGAAGGCAGCACCGTAGCCGACGGAGGTTGGTACTGCGATTACCGGCTGCGATACAAGCCCTCCCACTACACCGGCAAGCGCGCCTTCCATACCAGCAGTGACTATTATCACCTTTGCCCGGCGTATTTCCTCCAGCCTGTCAAAAAGCCTGTGTATGCCCGCCACACCGACATCCGAGATAAGCTCCGCCCTGCATCCGAACATGCGGCAGGTGACAAGCGACTCCTCCGCAACGGGCAGGTCGGATGTTCCGGCGGTGATGATTCGCACCTCGCCCTCTTTATAATGTATCGGATCCTTCACAAAGCTCAGTGTGCGCCCCAGTCTGTTATATTCCGCACCGGAACATGTCTTAATCACATACTCCGCAGTCTCCGCGGAAACACGTGTGGCGAGCACGCTGCACCTGTCCCTGAGTTTGCAGAAAATATCACTTACCTGCTCAGGGGTCTTGTTTTCGGCGTATATAACTTCGGGAAAGCCGTTTCGGAGTTCACGATGCAGGTCAAACTTGGTGTGCCCAACATCTGCAAAAGGGAGATCACGAAGCTTCGTCAATCCCTCCTCCACACTTGTCCCGCCTTCTTTTATGCTGTTTAGGAGTTCTTTCAGCCTGTCCATTATTTTCCGCACTTCCATATCTGTGTGTAGACTTCGCTCAGCGGTATTCCGTGCTGTTCGGAGAGTTTTTTACAGTCTTCAAATTCCGGTTTGGAGCGGATAATCTTCCCGTCCATCACGGCGTTTTTCATTGTAACAGTTCCCAGCGGCGTATCCAGCTTATCAAAAGAAACCTCCAGCATATCCTTGCGAATCAGCGTGCTTTTAATACCAAGCGTGGAGGTATGGAGGAAAAGCAGTCTTCTGAACCTGTCCGCATCCTCATCGGGGCACAAAACAGATATGGTCACTGCCGGACGGTTCTTTTTCATTATTATAGGCGTGAAATGAACATCCGAAGCGCCCTCGTCCATGAGAAGCTCCATGGCAGCGCCGAGCATTTCGGGTGTCATATCGTCTATATTGCATTGCAGCAGCACAGCCTGACCTGTTTTCACATAGTTTTCAGCCTCCGCGAGAAAAACACGGAGCACGTTGGGCACCTCATTATCGTTGTGCCCTATTCCGTAGCCTGTTTTCTGTATTGCGAATCCTGATACATCACAGAATTTATCCGTAAGTGCCGCAAGAATAGCAGCTCCGGTGGGGGTAGTTGTCTCTTTATTCACTTTGCCTAGGGTAACAGGCACACCTTTGAGAATCTCAGCCGTAGCAGGCGCCGGCACAGGCATAAGCCCATGGGCACACTTCACCATTCCGCCGCCCAGTTCCACGGCGGATGAACGTACCTCATCAACGCCCAAAGCATGGAAGCATATTGCCGCCCCGACAATATCCACAATTGAATCAGTTGCCCCCACCTCATGGAAATGAACCTCGTACAGCCCTTTTCCGTGCACCTTCGCCTCAGCTTCGGCAACCTTGAGGAAAATATCCAGCGCTGTTTTCTTAACCTTATCCTCAAGGGCGCTGCTGTTTATAACAGTCTCAATATCTTTCAGATTCCGGTGATGATGTCCGTGGCTGTGGTCATGATGATGGTGTTTCAACGCCACATCAACCCTTGTGCCGGAGATACCCTTACGCATGTCTCCGGACGTTTTCACTTCAAACTCATCTCCCAGACCGAGCTTGGCGAGCTCAGTCCTGAGATAGTCCGCACTCACACCGAGATCTATCATGGCGGCAAGGTTCATATCCCCGCTGATACCGGAAAAACAATCGTAGTATAATATTTTCATGCCGCCTCCGGCTTTATTTCTTCAGATTGTCCACAAACATTTTTATCACACCTGCCGAGCGTTCCTCGAATCCTTCGCCCTCAAACTTAGCGGCGACATCCTTCAGCACATCCGGAATCTGTATAAACTGCGGGCATTTGTCGATACACTCGCCGCAGGAAACGCACATGGAGGCGTACCCCTTCTCACCGTCTGCGGTTACCCCGCTGAGACCGAGAATATAGTGAAAGCCGGCGTTCTCCATTCCGGTAAGAAAAGCAAGGTTATAGCAGTTGAAAGCCCCCGGAATGTCCACTCCGACTGGACACGGCATACAGTAGCCGCAGCCCGTGCAGCCGACCTTCATCAGCTCCTTATACTTCTTACCGACACGGTTTACGATACTAAGTTCCTTTTCTGTAAGCGAATCCGGAAACGAATCGCACGCAGAGGCTATGTTCCGCTCAATATGCGTTTCTTCGTTCATGCCTGAGATTATCACCTTAACCTCGGGATGGTTCCATATCCAGCGGAGTGACCAGTCCACATGGCTGCGTTTAGTTTCTGCCTCGTCCCATATATGCTGAATCTCAGCAGGGGGAGTATTCGCAAGATAGCCACCCCTGAGAGGTTCCATAGCAATGAGCCCAAGTCCTTTTGAGGCGGCGTATTTCAGTCCTGCCGTTCCCGCCTGATACTCCTGATCCAGAAAGTTGTACTGTATCATGCAGAAGTCCCAGTTATAAGCATCAACTATCGGAGCAAAATCCGCTCCCTGCCCGTGAAAGGAGAAACCTGCGTTCACTATCCGCCCGTCTTTTTTCGCCTGATCCAGAAATTCTGTGACGCCGAGTTCCCTGACCGTCTTCCACAGTGCGCCGTTAAGGGTGTGAACAAGGTAATAGTCTATTTTATCAGTGCCAAGCTTCTCAAGCTGGGCGTTGAGGTACTTGTCCATGTCCGCCCTGCTTTCCAGCAGCCATGAGGGGAGCTTGGTCGCAAGCCTCACCTTTTCACGGTAGCCGTCCCTGAGAGCCTTCCCTAAAACGATCTCGCTCTCGCCGCCGTGGTAAGGCCATGCGGTGTCCACATAGTTTACACCATTGTCTATAGCATAACGTATCTGGCTGATTGCTCTTTCCTCATCGATTCTGCCGTTCTTCATCGGCAGACGCATACAGCCGAATCCGAGAGCGGAAAGCTCATCGCCTGTCTTCGGCATTTTCCTGTACTGCATAAAACACCTTCTGTTTTTAACTGAATTGTACCTGCGCATTCAGCGCAGCGTTCTTTAAGCTTCTGACTAATTTTAATAAATATAAAAATGATTGCAATGTCCGTTTCTGCCTTAGTATTGCCTGTTCCTGCATCTGACTGCCGATTAAAACAGAATCAGCCCGTGTTTTTGCTTGTGTGCGAAACAGATTAAGACTAAAATTGTTTTATTCACCCGTTCAAGGCAACATTTGTTTTCTATCCGTCCTTTTTTGTGTATAATGCTTTATGTTGTTTCAGTAAAAAAGAAAATATAATCAGAAACAACTATAAAAGCTGTTCTTTTACGCACTGAGGGCAAAAAATGGTCAGAAATCTGCTCATACGAGTTTCAGATTTAAAACCGGGCATGATCGTTACTAAAACTGATAAGGAAGGGATCTACTTCCCGTATTACGGAACACCCATAGAAAATGACGAACCCATAAAGCTCCTTATAGAATCCGGCGTTGAAAGGGTTTTCATCCGCGTTGAAGTGAACGATATACCCGCCGAAAAAAGATCGGAACGGGAAAATGTAATTATTACAGAGCTTAAGAAGCAGACTGATCCCGATGCTGATTTCAGTATTATCAAAGAATTCGCCCCGACTATAGATGAAGTTGTAAAAGCGGAAGCCATACATAAAAGAACTAAGGAAGTCACAAAAAAGGTACTCACCGATGTGCGCATGGGCAAGACACTTGATGCCGAAGCCACTAAAGATGTTGTCAACGAGCTTGTGATGACATGCCTGAACAGCCCGAATGTTTTTCCGAATATGACAAGGCTCAAGGACTTTGACGACTACACCTTTACCCACTCCCTGAACGTCAGCATAATAAGTATAGCCATAGGGCGCAGGCTGGGCAAATCCCCATCTGAGCTTAACCTTATCGGTATGGCGGGGATTATGCACGACCTCGGCAAGATGAAGATCCCCGAGAAAATACTGAACAAGCCGGACAAGCTCACGGATGAGGAATTCCGCATAATGAAGCAGCATCCGGTACGGGGTTACGATCTGCTGAAATATTATACCAAACTGCCTGAGGATGTGCTGCTCTCCGTGCTCCAGCACCACGAAAAGGCAGACGGCTCCGGCTATCCGGGCGGAATAAACGAGAAGCAGATCAACCCTATGGCAAAAATAATCGCTATAGCAGATGTTTATGACGCTGTAACAAGCGACAGGGTCTACCATCAGGGAAAATCCCCCGCTGAGGCTCTTAAACTCATATTTGAAGGCTCCGGCAGGCACTTCAACGAGACACTGGTCAAATTCTTCATTAACATAATGGGGATATACCCTGTCGGTACTCTGACGATGCTTGATACTCACGAAATGGCGGTGGTATTCGACAGCAGACAGGAAGATATACTCAAGCCTGTGGTCATTGTCATAAGCAATGAAAAAGGAACGCGGATTGCCCCTTATCTGCTGGATCTGAAAAACCAGAACGGAGGCGCAGGTCAGAAAAAGATTATTTCATCAATCAAAAGCGACAGCTACGGTGTGGATACGAACGGAATAATTGAAGCCTTCGTAAAAGAGCACAAGCTTGCCCACCCCATGAACAGATAAGAGCGGGCACGAACAATAAAGCGATTATTTACAGCAGTCACTCTTCCTCTCGAAGCAGAGTTTTTTATCCCTGAATTTTTCAAAGAGAATCCTTTTCGCCACATAAACAGGAACCTTGGAAAGCAGAGCAAAACGCACAGCGTCCGACGGTCTGGCGTCCACTGCCCTTTCCTCACCGTTTACTATTATATAAACCTTTGATGTGAAAACCCCGTCCTCATAACCGTCTATCACCACCCTCTCAGGGAATGCGTTATCCAGTGAGGAAATAATACCCGCGGTTATTCCGAATATACCCAGATCATCCGTATTTTTTCCGCACAGAAATGAGTGAATCGTATTGGCGCTCTCCTCACCCACGGGAATGGG is a genomic window of Geovibrio thiophilus containing:
- a CDS encoding ABC transporter ATP-binding protein, with the translated sequence MIEVSGLHFGYSRKKSVLNGVSFRVGKGEIVNILGPNGCGKSTLIKLILGFMHAESGVISINGRDIRSIGRKRLASLVSYVPQMHSGVFSYSVLDVVLMGRVSMSPWYKYKEEDYEYAQRALTRLNLSHYAERPYLHLSGGERQLVLIARALAQKAEYFIMDEPVSGLDYGNQFLLLQVIKELSQEGLTVILTTHHPEHAVFLGGRSLLIKNGEVMGDGPSEDTINANCVCSLYNMPRSLVEQVSFTHYMKR
- a CDS encoding bifunctional nuclease family protein, which translates into the protein MIEVGLKCVMREPLTGRCMILLESVSGLEVLPIPVGEESANTIHSFLCGKNTDDLGIFGITAGIISSLDNAFPERVVIDGYEDGVFTSKVYIIVNGEERAVDARPSDAVRFALLSKVPVYVAKRILFEKFRDKKLCFERKSDCCK
- a CDS encoding FecCD family ABC transporter permease; the protein is MRKYPVLTITLILIAIILVSLTLGRYPMTLAEIYHSAADSIAGRELTYKQSEIIFLITEIRLPRIIAAVLVGSALAVSGAAYQAMFVNPLVSPGILGVLAGASFGAAVGIVIIESWIATQIMAFVFACAAVGLAVLLSLLLPRSTLLVLILGGMISGSLFTSLSSLLKYIADPTSQLPELVYWLMGTLANATNTVLIHVGFIMVAGIVFLCFQGKLLNVLSLGDEEAQALGISVKRKRIEIIAAATLVSASTVVIAGTIGWVGLVVPHMARFFVGPDNRVLMPVTAIGGGAFMLLTDSVVRSAFTMEIPIGIVTSLVSLPLVVFAMYQNKGRWR
- the larB gene encoding nickel pincer cofactor biosynthesis protein LarB, with translation MDRLKELLNSIKEGGTSVEEGLTKLRDLPFADVGHTKFDLHRELRNGFPEVIYAENKTPEQVSDIFCKLRDRCSVLATRVSAETAEYVIKTCSGAEYNRLGRTLSFVKDPIHYKEGEVRIITAGTSDLPVAEESLVTCRMFGCRAELISDVGVAGIHRLFDRLEEIRRAKVIIVTAGMEGALAGVVGGLVSQPVIAVPTSVGYGAAFGGISALLGMLTSCAGGITVVNIDNGFGAACAAVRIINTMQG
- a CDS encoding aldo/keto reductase encodes the protein MQYRKMPKTGDELSALGFGCMRLPMKNGRIDEERAISQIRYAIDNGVNYVDTAWPYHGGESEIVLGKALRDGYREKVRLATKLPSWLLESRADMDKYLNAQLEKLGTDKIDYYLVHTLNGALWKTVRELGVTEFLDQAKKDGRIVNAGFSFHGQGADFAPIVDAYNWDFCMIQYNFLDQEYQAGTAGLKYAASKGLGLIAMEPLRGGYLANTPPAEIQHIWDEAETKRSHVDWSLRWIWNHPEVKVIISGMNEETHIERNIASACDSFPDSLTEKELSIVNRVGKKYKELMKVGCTGCGYCMPCPVGVDIPGAFNCYNLAFLTGMENAGFHYILGLSGVTADGEKGYASMCVSCGECIDKCPQFIQIPDVLKDVAAKFEGEGFEERSAGVIKMFVDNLKK
- the larC gene encoding nickel pincer cofactor biosynthesis protein LarC → MKILYYDCFSGISGDMNLAAMIDLGVSADYLRTELAKLGLGDEFEVKTSGDMRKGISGTRVDVALKHHHHDHSHGHHHRNLKDIETVINSSALEDKVKKTALDIFLKVAEAEAKVHGKGLYEVHFHEVGATDSIVDIVGAAICFHALGVDEVRSSAVELGGGMVKCAHGLMPVPAPATAEILKGVPVTLGKVNKETTTPTGAAILAALTDKFCDVSGFAIQKTGYGIGHNDNEVPNVLRVFLAEAENYVKTGQAVLLQCNIDDMTPEMLGAAMELLMDEGASDVHFTPIIMKKNRPAVTISVLCPDEDADRFRRLLFLHTSTLGIKSTLIRKDMLEVSFDKLDTPLGTVTMKNAVMDGKIIRSKPEFEDCKKLSEQHGIPLSEVYTQIWKCGK
- a CDS encoding ABC transporter substrate-binding protein, with amino-acid sequence MMRKLSAVCLLLLISVFSVFADETSGDKVWGATVPSVFMIYIVNPDILAGWSYKFYPYEEKFISEKYKSLPFLGGWHNEGGIPDREMLMREKVKRAFIISSSSHNVNQMIPELRKMGIETFTMKGSDMNDYIVMLRELGRELSVPERGEELAAYSEKAVEKTKEMTKGLKDSEKLRVYVAGGKNGLRSGCNYEELALSGVINALECLSPDMRGAQQVSFEQIVAMNPDVVLITDPFFGYGYKKDSRWKRLRAYKTNRIFVVPYGPFGWMEKPAVMKFMAVQWLTCNMYPEKCTVDIKSETKNFMKLFLHLDLTDAQVEEMLRQ
- a CDS encoding HD-GYP domain-containing protein → MVRNLLIRVSDLKPGMIVTKTDKEGIYFPYYGTPIENDEPIKLLIESGVERVFIRVEVNDIPAEKRSERENVIITELKKQTDPDADFSIIKEFAPTIDEVVKAEAIHKRTKEVTKKVLTDVRMGKTLDAEATKDVVNELVMTCLNSPNVFPNMTRLKDFDDYTFTHSLNVSIISIAIGRRLGKSPSELNLIGMAGIMHDLGKMKIPEKILNKPDKLTDEEFRIMKQHPVRGYDLLKYYTKLPEDVLLSVLQHHEKADGSGYPGGINEKQINPMAKIIAIADVYDAVTSDRVYHQGKSPAEALKLIFEGSGRHFNETLVKFFINIMGIYPVGTLTMLDTHEMAVVFDSRQEDILKPVVIVISNEKGTRIAPYLLDLKNQNGGAGQKKIISSIKSDSYGVDTNGIIEAFVKEHKLAHPMNR
- a CDS encoding ABC transporter substrate-binding protein; this encodes MRKYVIAVLILCAFAAHAEEGQGRYYGATFPATFMLYIMSPDVIVGWNGTLRETEKKYIPEKYQKLPVVGGWYSGSTADKEVLLRSNIKKALLLRADESRDSAAEVTLREINIPSVVLKSVTMQDYINVFRSLGKELNMQERGEELAQYAENSLKTAAEMMKGYPENQRFKVYFAQGGNGLETVCSGSYREEAIALAGGSFVHKCPSGTDISTISFEQLVIYDPDVILVQNPNLMNTINKDPRWKRLRAVKAGRIFSVPYEPFAWLDRPPSFMRIVGLPWLICKIHPDRCSVNMEAETAKFIKTFFGLNMSAPQIKEMLCE